In a genomic window of Aerosakkonema funiforme FACHB-1375:
- a CDS encoding CHASE2 domain-containing protein — MNKLVILNLGKGNLQNGFPVVVAQLREAGNSNLIQFTGNLPAAPEIIDSYRRWQLLYEMLYEARYKGAAWRQKRLTDDDIEIDDADVTHVSDAEFFSIGQQLQNRIDNWLDSQEFRPVDRQLRMRLAISDEIRVVIQTEDTQVRKLPWHLWNFFKDYRQAEVALSTLDFGLEKKPYQTATEKVRVLAVLGDRTGIDIDTDTRLLKNLPHAEVVFLVEPQRQELDEQLWDRQGWDILFFAGHSSSQTDGETGEIYINFQESLTITQLKNALTRAISRRLQLAIFNSCDGLGLGRELASLQIPQMIVMREPVPDKVAQEFLKYFLTAFSAGDSFYLAVREARERLQGLESDFPGASWLPVVICQDLAAEPPTWEKLRISKNDRELPIPPPPVPKPKLQTVFMVSCIITSLVVGVRSLGWLQSWELNAYDQMMRLRSLQEPDERLLVVRVTQQDLQQLREDPLSDRTVAALLAKLQQYKPIVIGLDIYRDKPVGKGQIDLKKQLEHGYNIIAVCKSGSDEEPENYGYQPPPGVPEERLGFSDFVPDKDGIIRRHLFYLTPETSFPCKARYALSTQLALTYLKTKGILHDEKANFLKFRDVVFKPLEKNTGVYQQSDKYTDMLGHQMMLNYRPYRYLGDISQQVTLMKVLNGDVKPEFIKDRIVLIGYDDDAFSTPYPAIEQPNQKTPGVFIHAQMVSQIISTVLDRRSLIMFLHSWGETLFIWSSSIVGGILAWHFRKLLLLGLSGTVALGILYCICYIIFLIQSYWMPFVPAALALLLTGTFVVTSTKIKSTKLGGQK, encoded by the coding sequence ATGAATAAGTTAGTTATTTTGAATCTGGGAAAAGGCAATCTGCAAAACGGCTTCCCAGTTGTCGTTGCTCAACTGCGAGAAGCTGGCAATTCTAATCTAATTCAATTTACGGGGAATTTACCCGCCGCCCCAGAAATTATAGATAGCTACCGTCGCTGGCAATTACTTTATGAAATGCTTTATGAAGCTCGTTATAAAGGTGCAGCTTGGCGACAAAAAAGATTGACCGATGATGATATTGAAATTGATGATGCAGATGTAACTCACGTTTCTGATGCCGAATTTTTTTCAATCGGTCAACAATTACAAAACCGCATTGATAATTGGCTAGATTCTCAGGAATTTCGCCCTGTCGATCGCCAATTACGGATGCGATTAGCTATTTCCGATGAAATTCGAGTGGTGATTCAAACTGAAGACACCCAAGTACGGAAGCTTCCCTGGCATTTGTGGAATTTTTTTAAAGATTATCGGCAGGCAGAAGTTGCTTTAAGTACCTTAGATTTTGGCTTAGAAAAAAAACCATATCAAACAGCGACAGAAAAAGTGAGGGTTTTGGCAGTTTTAGGCGATCGCACTGGTATTGATATTGATACTGATACGCGATTACTGAAAAACTTACCTCATGCTGAAGTTGTATTTTTAGTAGAACCTCAACGCCAGGAATTAGACGAACAACTTTGGGATAGACAGGGGTGGGATATTCTTTTCTTTGCCGGACATAGTTCCAGTCAAACAGACGGCGAAACGGGTGAAATCTATATTAATTTTCAAGAAAGTTTAACAATTACGCAGTTAAAAAATGCTTTGACGAGAGCGATATCACGTCGATTGCAACTAGCTATTTTTAACTCTTGTGATGGTTTGGGATTAGGACGAGAACTGGCTTCTTTGCAGATCCCGCAAATGATTGTAATGCGAGAACCCGTACCAGATAAAGTAGCCCAGGAATTTTTAAAGTATTTTCTGACAGCGTTTTCTGCTGGAGATTCTTTTTATTTAGCGGTGAGGGAAGCAAGAGAAAGATTACAAGGGTTAGAAAGCGACTTTCCGGGTGCTAGTTGGTTACCAGTCGTAATTTGTCAGGATTTAGCAGCAGAACCACCTACTTGGGAAAAATTACGCATTAGCAAAAACGATCGCGAATTGCCGATCCCACCACCTCCTGTGCCAAAACCGAAATTACAAACAGTTTTTATGGTCAGTTGTATAATAACAAGCTTAGTGGTGGGAGTGCGATCGCTTGGATGGTTGCAATCATGGGAGTTGAATGCTTACGATCAAATGATGCGATTGCGATCTTTGCAAGAACCAGATGAACGGCTTTTGGTTGTCAGAGTAACTCAACAAGATCTGCAACAACTGCGTGAAGATCCACTGAGCGATCGCACAGTAGCCGCATTACTAGCGAAATTACAACAATATAAACCGATAGTCATTGGCTTAGACATTTATCGAGATAAGCCAGTAGGAAAGGGACAAATAGATCTGAAAAAACAACTGGAACATGGATATAACATAATTGCCGTTTGTAAAAGTGGAAGCGATGAAGAGCCTGAAAATTATGGCTATCAACCCCCGCCGGGAGTACCAGAAGAACGTTTAGGTTTTAGTGATTTTGTCCCAGATAAAGACGGTATTATACGTCGCCATCTATTCTATCTGACCCCAGAAACTTCATTTCCTTGTAAAGCAAGATACGCTTTGAGTACGCAACTAGCACTGACTTACCTTAAAACAAAGGGTATCCTACATGATGAAAAAGCCAATTTTTTAAAGTTTCGTGATGTTGTCTTTAAACCATTGGAAAAAAATACTGGCGTCTATCAGCAATCTGATAAATATACAGATATGTTGGGACATCAAATGATGCTCAATTATCGCCCATACCGTTATCTTGGGGATATTTCCCAACAGGTTACTCTTATGAAGGTTTTGAATGGTGATGTAAAACCGGAATTTATTAAAGATCGGATCGTGCTTATTGGTTATGATGACGATGCTTTCTCCACACCTTACCCTGCGATTGAACAACCAAATCAAAAAACTCCAGGCGTGTTTATTCACGCCCAAATGGTGAGCCAAATTATCAGTACAGTTTTAGATCGACGTTCTTTAATCATGTTTTTACACTCTTGGGGAGAAACCCTTTTTATCTGGAGTTCATCTATAGTCGGAGGTATCCTTGCTTGGCACTTCCGAAAACTTCTATTGTTAGGGTTAAGTGGAACAGTAGCACTGGGTATTTTATATTGTATTTGCTACATAATCTTCTTAATTCAAAGCTATTGGATGCCATTTGTACCTGCTGCTTTAGCCTTATTACTTACAGGTACGTTCGTAGTAACTTCGACAAAAATTAAATCAACTAAATTGGGAGGTCAGAAATGA
- a CDS encoding DUF928 domain-containing protein, which produces MSSIKLFFQRLTLSLIIILLSFNLTNYSKSVQAQLDGQRNITAKTEQLIFVQPELTNRGAPGRRTGGGRRGDNQANQCPSLNENDILITALVPAVKQTSDRQQAISNSVPLLDLVGGLTVDSRPTFWFYINYNSRLNAEFVLQEKQGRELKGIYKKLLELPGKKSFLSITIPSDPQIQPLEIGKDYRWIFSIICNPNEPSENIFVNGGVQRVTSPTVSDRLDTTNPRALITFYAKNGIWHEAITLLGNLYFKNPSDKQLAADWADLLRSVGLDEIAKESVVERYSPKN; this is translated from the coding sequence ATGAGTTCTATCAAATTATTTTTTCAACGCCTAACACTTAGTTTAATTATTATTTTGTTGTCCTTTAACTTGACAAATTACTCCAAATCTGTGCAAGCACAACTTGATGGACAGAGAAATATTACTGCCAAGACCGAACAGCTTATCTTTGTTCAACCAGAATTGACCAATCGAGGAGCGCCCGGTCGTCGTACAGGGGGTGGCAGGCGTGGGGATAACCAGGCAAATCAATGTCCGTCTTTGAATGAAAATGATATCCTTATAACTGCCTTAGTGCCTGCTGTTAAACAAACTTCAGATAGGCAACAAGCAATTAGTAATTCAGTGCCTCTGCTAGATTTAGTAGGAGGATTAACAGTTGATAGTCGTCCAACTTTTTGGTTTTATATTAACTATAATTCCCGCCTTAACGCGGAATTTGTGCTACAGGAAAAGCAGGGTAGAGAGCTTAAAGGTATTTACAAAAAACTTTTAGAACTACCTGGGAAGAAAAGCTTTCTTAGTATCACTATTCCATCAGATCCGCAAATCCAACCTTTAGAAATAGGCAAAGATTATCGGTGGATATTTTCTATTATTTGCAATCCGAATGAACCGTCAGAAAATATTTTCGTAAACGGTGGTGTGCAACGAGTGACAAGTCCTACCGTTAGCGATCGCTTGGATACAACTAACCCGCGAGCGCTAATTACCTTTTATGCTAAAAATGGTATCTGGCATGAGGCTATAACTCTTTTGGGAAATCTCTATTTCAAAAACCCATCAGATAAGCAACTGGCTGCTGATTGGGCCGATCTCTTGAGGTCTGTTGGTTTGGATGAAATTGCTAAAGAATCGGTTGTGGAGCGCTATTCTCCAAAAAACTAA